The DNA window GCACCCGAACACCTACCGATACCGGTTGCGCCGGTTGACCGAGCTGGCCGGTATCGACCTGGCCGACCCGGTGCAGCGGCTGGTGCTACACCTGCAGCTGCACCTGCTGTCGGCGGACCCGACGACCGCGTCGGATCGTCGACCGGGACGAAGCCGGTCCGGTCAGTTGGGTGCGGACCACGATGAGTAGCCGCGGCGGGACCAGCAGCATGACCCTATGCGACGACACTCCCTCTCCCACCCGGCCGCACCGGAACGGGCCGCCGCCGCCGCGTCGGCCGCGGCGCTGCGTGCCGACGTCGAAGTCCGCGAGCTGACCACGCCGGACGCCACCGCCGGCGCCGAGCGGCTGTTCCGCGCGATCTGGCAGACCGGTCCGCGGTCCGCGCCGGTCGGCTCGGACCTGATGCGAGCGTTGGCGCACTCCGGTAACTACGTGGCCGGGGCGTACCGGGGGGACCGGCTGATCGGGGCCTCGGTGGCGTTCTTCACCGACGGCACCCCGGCCACGCTGCACTCGCACATCGCCGGGGTGGACCCCGGCGTGCAGGGCCGGCACGTCGGGTTCGCGCTCAAGCTGCACCAGCGGGCCTGGGCGCTGGCCAGGGGCATCGGTTCGATCAGCTGGACGATGGATCCGCTGGTGCGCCGCAA is part of the Amycolatopsis sp. CA-230715 genome and encodes:
- a CDS encoding GNAT family N-acetyltransferase; its protein translation is MRRHSLSHPAAPERAAAAASAAALRADVEVRELTTPDATAGAERLFRAIWQTGPRSAPVGSDLMRALAHSGNYVAGAYRGDRLIGASVAFFTDGTPATLHSHIAGVDPGVQGRHVGFALKLHQRAWALARGIGSISWTMDPLVRRNLYFNLAKLGAEVAEYLPDHYGRMRDGINADDRSDRLLLAWPLAAERVHAAAEGTPCPVDPGAAALLLTMGPGGAPEPGAAEGTVLICQVPPDITALRTADPELGAAWRQALSIALTGALAVGYQVVGVDAQGDYVLAK